Below is a window of Fibrobacter sp. DNA.
ATCGACTTTCCCGATCCTCCTCTGCCCTTTATTGCAGGTGGAGTTTACGAGGATAATCTGATAGCCGTAGATGCTGACAATGACCTTATCACATATACAAAAATGAATGGTCCGACATCGCTTACAATAAACCAGACTACCGGAAAAATCTTATGGACTCCTGCGCTTACCGATACCGGCACCTGGCAGGTTTCCATCTCTGTAAAGGATCTCTTCGAAGCTGTACCCTATACTTTTTCCATCAGGGTGGTGGATTCATCTGGAATCCCCGACCCGGTACATTTTTCTGTATCCGAAGATGATTTTCCGGAGCTGCTCGAGGCCAATAAAGACAGCCTCAGGATAAAGCTGGCCACAGTTGCCGGGACAGGCAAACCTCCACTTCGCCTGAAGGTGGTTCGTAAAGCACGTGAAGAAACGGAAATGCCTGTTGTTGATGGGTGGCTGATCTGGAAGCCTTCCGTTGAAGACACCGGTTTTCACCAGTTTGTTATTACCGTTACCGATTCTTTTAAAAACGTTGATGCAATCTATCCATCTTTGAGAGTCGTACCTCCAAACCGCCAGTTTTCACTTTCTGTTGACTGGAAAGGAGAGTGGACTCCTGATTCATCTCTGGATCTGAGCAGAACAGATTCAATTCAGGACCTGATAATCAATATTTCGGATCCTGATAGCAGTGTAGAGATTTTCAGTGCTTTCCGTACACTTGGTGGTGAATCAACTGCAGTGGTTGTGGATTTGAACAAAATTATACTGAATATCGATCCGCTGAAGAAAACAAAAGGTCTGGATACTCTTACAATAAGTGTTACTGATAAAGCCGGGCACAGTGACTCTGTCAAATTTCTGATCTATTATGGTACTCCTCCTGAAAAACCGGTTGCTGTTTATCCCGACAGTGCGTCAGTGATAAAGGACAGTTCGGTAACTTTCAGATGGTCGTGTTTTGATCCGGATGGTGGTTCTTTGAGTTACGATCTGTTTCTGGCAATCGATGGAGGACCTTTCTTCAGGGAGGCATCCGGGTTGACAGATACTGTATATACAATAGAGAAGCTTCTCAGAGCTGGCACATATCAATGGAAAGTAACTGCGTCGGATATTAAATCATCCGCAACCGGCGATATCTCTTATTTCATCATGGATCAGGCACTGAGAGTCCGCTTTGAGACATCGATTGCAGATTTTCCCGGGTTTATGGAAACAGATGATGAACTGATAGTTATTCTGAGGACAAAGGATGGAACCGGAAGCGCTCCATTCTCATTTAAAGCCACGGCAAACTGTAATTCAGTACCGGTTTTGAAAGATACACTCAAGTACAGTCCGGAAACAGGTGATACCGGTTACTGTAATCTGATCATAACAGTAAGTGATTCTGCGGGAAATGGCGATACTCTCCGGGTGTTGATTCATATAGTACCTCCAAACCGTCCCTTTACGGTTTCCGATGATGTAGTTCTTAATGGCAGAGATGAGCTTGACCTGAGTGCTGCTGTTACACCGGAAACACTCACATTTGTAATCTCTGATCCTGATCCCTCTGATGTGGAACAGTATACTGTGGTAATTTCTCTGCTTAACAGCAGGAGGATCGAATCTGCGGGGCCGGATGGTATCATAAAGGTTATATTGGATCCTTTTACGGCGGATAAGGTAAGAGATACTCTTGAAATTGAAATCACCGACCGTGGTGGTAACAATTATTCGATACAGTATGCCATCTACTATGGTCTTCCTCCAAATGTCCCATCATCTCCACTTCCTGCAGATAACGGAATTGTCTACTCTTCAGATGTAAGTCTGTTCTGGAGTGGCGGTGATCCTGACAACAACCCGATAACCTACACTCTCTTTTATGGCTTATCCGGAGGAGAGTTAACCTGTGCGGGAGCATTAGAGGACACTTCTTACTATCTTCCTGAAATACAGATGGATACGATTTACAGATGGCAAGTAGTCTCATTTGACGGGCGGGATTCTGTGAAGAGCCCGGTGTGGACTTTCAGGACCAGATCTCAATTGTGCAGAGTATACTTTAACACCACTGTATCCGGAGCTAATGTTCTTGCCAATATTATCAGGTTCCCGGTAAAAATCGAGCTGGATTCAAATATTGATTTCTCTTCGATCTCCACTCCGTCACAACTCCGTTTTGAGAAGGTAAACGGTACCGCTCTTCCTTTTGAAATTGAAAAGTGGTCTCCTGAAGAAAAATCTGCTGTAATCTGGGTGTTGCTCGATACAGTATACGGCAACAACGGAAATCAATACATAGTAATGGACTACAGTTCTGAACCTTCACTGGAAAACAGTGCCGGGGTTTTTGGAGATTTCAGAGGTGTATGGCATATGACACCGGAATCGAACACTATCCCGGATGCAAGCGGGAGGAAAAATGATGGAACACTTGTCAGCATTGAGTCTTCCAATATAACAAAAGGAATAGCAGGTTCTGCAATATCCATAGATTCAGCAAGATATGTCGATATTGGAAACAGGCCGGATATGAGACTTGGAGCTTCTTTTACTGTTGAGGCATGGGTGTATCCAAATATGGGTTTTTTGCCGCCTGGCTCATATCAGCCGATAATTTCAAAAGGTAATCATTCTTACCATCTGGAAATCACAAACGATACCAGAAAGGTAGGAATGGTTGTGCATAGAGCTAATACATATAATTATGCACGCAGTAACGCCGCGCTTCAGAACTCAACCTGGTATCATGTGGCAGGGGTGTATGAAAACAATAGAATACAGCTTTATGTAAATGGGGTACTGCAGACTGAAATCGGTAATTCCGGCCCGCCTGATAACAGCACTTATTCTTTTCAGATAGGGCATGATGCCGAAGTGCCAGACAGATGGTTTCGGGGGATTATAGATGAGGTAAGGATCAGTTCTTCAGCGAGATCTGGGAATTGGCTGAAGCTTTGTTATGAGAATGGAAGGCCGGGTTCAAATTTCGTGAAAATAGTCCCATAGCAGCCCTCTTTCTTTGATTCCTACCCATATATCATTTTAAACCTGTATCCGCATTTTCAGGGCTGAATTGCCCGCTTTCTCATTTTTTCATCTCCATAAATCAGGGATAAAATATGGCTACCAAAGGAATATTCTGTCTTGAGGGTTTGTGGGACAATGATTTAAAGCGAAAATCCACCGTTCAACCTATTCTTAATATGCTTGAGGTGAACGATGGTGTGAAGTACATTCATCAGGATGTGGCTACAATAGAGGAACTGGAGTTTTACCTTAAACAGTGGAAACAGGCAAGATACCGCAATTTTCCAATATTGTACCTGGCATTTCACGGTGAGAATGAGGCACTGCTCATAGGAAAGGAAGAATACAGCCTGGACCGTCTGGGAGAGATGCTCGATGAGGCCTGTTATAATTCCATTGTCATGCTGGCATCCTGCAGCACGCTAAAAACCGACAGACGAAATCTGAAAAGGTTTTTACGAAAAACAAAGGCGCTGGCACTCTGTGGATATAAAAGCAGGGTCGATTGGATGTTAGCTGCTGCTTTTGAACTGCTTCTTCTTTCGGAACTGCAGAAGATTGAGTTTTCCGGGCGGGGAATAGGGACAATCGAGCGTCAGGTGAAGTCGTTTGGCTCCAATTTCTCTGATCTGGAGTTTTCGATTATAACAAAGAAGGAACTGAGATAAATCTGATGCTTCAAAAAAAAGTATATTTGCAGAGATCTGTATATTTCGAGTAACAGGAAAGTGGATAGACTGAAAATGATCAGGCGTTTGGCACATGTATGTCTGAATGTGAAAAATCTGGAGAGATCCATTGAGTATTATGCCAGATTGGGCTTTACTCCTCAATTCAGATTCACAAAAAATGGGAAACAGTTTGGGGCTTATCTGAAGATAGCTGATGGAAATTATATCGAGATTTTTGAGAATCCGGAGATTGATAAGGTCCAGGAAGGTGGCATTGCTCATTTTTGCCTTGAAACAGATGATATTGATTCTCTGATTAGAAAACTCTCTGTTGGTGGAATCGAGTTCACTAAAAAGAAGCTTGGTTGTGACAATACATATCAGATCTGGCTGACCGATCCGGACGGAAACAGATTTGAGGTTCACCAGTATACATCCGGCAGTTCGCAGAGGACAGGGGTCGATGTAGAAGCGGACTGGTAGTGTCAATTTTTATGGCTTTATTGTTAAAATTCATAGCTTTCCCTCTGTATCCCGTTGGCCTGACACTGATTTTACTCTCTTGCGGGCTTATCGTTACATGTTTTAAAAAGCGGTTTGGCGTTTATCTGATCGGCCTTGCTCTCTTTATCCTTTTTTTCTTTTCTTTTCCACCGGTAACACGCTTTTTAAGCTGGATTCTGGAGAAGGACTACATCGGAAGTGCGGAGTTGCCCCGGGATTGCTCTGCAATAGTTGTCCTTGGAGGAGGAGGAGTGAGTATAAGCTATCCCAGACAGTATCCGGAGATCAATGAGGCAGGGGACCGGATAATTCATGGCAGCAGGCTTTACAAAATGGGAGTCTGCAACAGAATTATAACTACTGGGAGGTTTGTAGGTCAGAAGAATCAGAGTAGAACTGAAGCGAGCCATAATGCACTTCTCTTAAGAGAAATGGGAGTGGATTCAGCAGATATTATCATTGAACCTTTGGCACAGAACACCCATGAGCATGGGCCTTATGTAGCAAGAATTCTGGATTCGCTTCAATTGCCCAGGAAAGTAATTCTGGTTACAAGTGCATCTCACATGTACAGATCAGTTGCGGTTTTCAGGAAAAACGGTTTTGAGGTTTATCCGGCGGCGGCCGATTTTAATTATGAGAAAGTTGGATTTTTCAAAATTATAAACCTGCTTCCCTCCTCCTATTCGCTTCACAGGTCTACAGTGAACCTTCATGAGATTTACGGGATAATAGGATACCGTATTCTGGGATGGATTTAGGGAGACTTGCAATCACAGTGTTTTCTGCAGAGATTTTTTAATCCACTCTTCAATGATGTGTCCGGGCAGGGCACCATGAAATTCGCTTATTATCTCTCCTTTGTAAAAAAGTTTGACAGAGGGTATTGCTGTGACATGGCAGCGGATTGAGATGGATGGGTTTTTGTCGGCATTGATCTTCACAAGCACCCACTCTCCTCTGTGTCTGCTGTGTATTACCTCAAGCTGAGGGCTTAACACTTTACATGGCCCGCACCATGGAGCCCAGAAGTCTACCAGTACCGGCTGTTTATAGCTTCTCTGAATTATTTCCCGTTCAAATTCTTCATCGGTCATGAATAATAAGAGGGCAATACCCGTGCCGGGCTCTTTTTATCGCTTACTGTGCGAAGCTGTTATTTAAGCATTAAGATTCCGATGGTGATACCGAACGGGAGAGCGGTCAAAGTTTATTAAATGTAAAATATTAAGATTCTCTTGATTAACTGGAGAAAAAGATTTATTGTTTTTATCTGTTTATTCACTCATTCCATAAACCAGCAGATGAAGGGGGTCCAGATGCGAGCATTGGTCCTGTTTTATTCAACTTACGGTCATACTTACAGGCTGGCTGAAGCGGTTGCTGAGGGGGCTTCCAGTATTCCCGGATCAGAAGTGGTGATCAGGAGGGTTCCGGAGACTCTTCCCGAGTCTGTTCTGCAGAAGATGGGGGCGATAGAGGCCCAGAAGCAGTTTTCTCATATTCCGGAATGTAAGATGGAGGAGCTGGCAGACTATGATGCCATCTTTTTCGGAACTCCTACAAGATTTGGGAATATGATCGGGCAGATGCGCCTGTTTCTGGATTCAACCGGGCCGCTATGGGCTAAAGGTGCTCTGGTGGGCAAGGTCGGGAGTGTCTTCACCAGCACTTCTACCCAGCATGGGGGACAGGAATCTACAATTCTTTCATTTCATATTACTCTCCTGCACCATGGTATGCTCATTGCCGGTTTGCCTTATTCATTTACAGGGCAGACCCGGATGGATGAGATAACTGGCTGCAGCCCTTACGGTGCATCTACTATAGTAGGTGGAGAGGGCAACCGTCACCCATCGGAAAACGAACTGGCAGGAGCCAGATTTCAGGGTAAATTTGTCGCCGAGATGGCATCTAGGCTTAGTGCTCAGAGATAGTCTCATTATTTCCGGCATGGATTTAGCATTTCCTCTTTAATGCAGTATCAGATTGTTGCTTGACAAAGTAATGGTTCTTAGAATCAAAGGAGTAGCAGAATGAAGGTTAAAGAGGTTATGACAGCTCAACCGGAAATGATCTCTGCCAATGAACCGGTGATTAATGCCGCCCACAGGATGAGAGAACTCAATGTGGGGGCTCTTCCTGTCTCTCAGGAAGATAAACTGGCAGGTGTAGTCACAGATCGCGACATAGTTTTACGCGCTGTATCGGAAAGGCGGGATCTTAACAACACCAGAATCAGCGACATAATGAGCAGAGGTGCTTTTACCTGCAATGAGGATTCCGATGTCAGGGATTGCGCCAGGGTGATGGAAGAGAAAAAGGTGAGACGTGTGGTTGTGACCAATAATGCCGGCAAACCAAGCGGGATTGTCTCTGTTGGAGACCTGGCCACAAAGGCTGGAGAGGAGCTTGCAGGTGAGGTTATTTCCCGTGTTTCACAGCCTTCCAGCCCTGAAAGGTAAAATGTTAAGAAGCTGGTGAGATCTGAAAAGTTATCTCAAACCTGATTAGATGATAAAAGTTAAAACGCAGAGGACGCAAAGGGCGCTGAGGCGTTTTTGTGCTCTCAATTGAGGCTTACCCTTTGGGTCCTTTTTTTACTCTTTTCTCATTTTTTCCCTCTGAGACTAATTCCTCTGTATTTTTCCTGCTCCCCATCCACAATATGAACTTCCAAACGCCGGATTCTTTTAACACTTCGATGTTGTGCTTTATAGTGAAAAAATGGTAACTTATTAATCTTGAAAAGTAACTATACAGGTAGTGTTCAGAGTTAAGAATTGGACAATCAAAAACGGGAAAAAGGAATGTCAGAAGAACAGTTGGATTACGGCACGTTTGAGGCTACTCTTGAGAGAAGCAGGAAACTTGAAGAAGATCTTCAGAAAAGGCCCGGGGCGTATAAGGTACTCACAGGGGACAGGCCTACAGGAAGGCTTCATATAGGTCATCTTTTCGGATCATTGCAGAACAGAGTAAAACTGCACAGGATGGGAGTACCGACCTTTATCGTTATCGCAGATTATCAGGTTCTCACAGACAGAGATACTTTTGAAAATATCTCCGAAAATATCAGACAACTGGCAATTGACTACATGTCAGCAGGCATAGATGCCACAGATGGGAAAACATTCATATTTCCTCACAGCCATGTCCCGGAACTTAATCAACTGCTGCTTCCGTTTCTGACTCTTGTGACAAATGCGGAACTTGACAGAAATCCCACTGTAAAGGAGGAGATCATTGCCTCAGGTCAGAAACGAATCAATGCGGGCATGTACACCTACCCGGTGCATCAGGCCGCAGACATTTTGTTCTGTAAAGGCAATGTGGTACCTGTGGGAAAGGACCAACTGCCGCATCTGGAACTGACCAGAACAATCGCCAGGCGTTTTAACGACAGATTTGCCCGTAAACAGCCGCTCTTCCCGGAGCCTCAGCCGCTCCTGAGTGAAGCTCCGGTAATCCTGGGGCTCGATGGCTCTCAGAAAATGAGTAAAAGCAGGAATAATGCGGTAATGCTGAGTGCGGATGAGGATGAGACTGCGAGGCTGATAAAAAAGGCAAAGACCGATTCAGAAAGGACTATCACTTTTGATCCGGTAAAACGCCCGGAAGTATCCAACCTTCTGCTTATAGCCTCTTTGACAACCGGTAGATCACCTGTAGAAATAGCGGAAGAAATCGGAGATGGCGGTTCAGGAAAATTAAAGGCATTTTTGACAGATTCGATAAACGAATATCTGCGGCCGATCAGAACCAGAAGGAAGGAACTGGAGCAGAACATGGATTTTGTCCGTGAAACTCTGCGTGCCGGTGTCAGAACTGCAAGAGAAGAGGCTGAGAAGACACTTGAGGAAGTACGGGAAGCGATGAATATGAAGATATAAAAAGGTTTACAGTAATCCATTGCATCTCCGCATGCGGAAAAGAACAGAAAAAACAGCGGGTTTTCATTTTATCAATAATCAATTCCCGGCTGGAAACATTTACCAGTCCGTAATTTCTTTCAGCTTCTAATCTTTACTGGTCGAAATAATCCTGCCTCTTAAGGGTTTCAGAAAATTTATCATCTTTGCAAATAACCGGGCCGTGACACGGTCCACTGGCATGTTGTTTGCCCAACATTGTAAAAACAACCATTTTTGGGGGCTGGAAATGTTGCGCAGTGTCAGGGAGATCAGTGGGGTTCATGTTGAGGCTGTTGATGGCGTGGTTGGGAAGCTAGAGCAGTTTTTATTCGATGACCGGAACTGGGTTGTCCGATATCTGGTAGTTGACACTGGTCCGATTCTTATCGGCAGGAAAGTTTTACTTTCACCGGCTTGCATAGATAATGTACGCAGTGATTCCATAGTGGTGAAAAACTCAAGAGAGCAGGTCCGCAACAGTCCCGAGATTGATACAGTAGAGACGGTTTCCCGTCAGAAAGAGATGCAGCTTCACGATTACTACTCCTGGCCTTACTACTGGGATTATCCGGTGAATTTTAACTCCCTGGGAAATGCGGTGTATCCCGAGCATGTTCCTCCTTATGCTTTCCCTGAGGAGAGGCTTGCTTTTGAGGCGGTCGAGAAGGATTTAAGAATGGAGACCGAGACTCGTGAATCTCACCTGCGAGAGACAAGGGAGATCAGGGGGTATCACATTCAGGCCACAGATGAGCAGACAGGGCATGTGGATGATTATATAATAGATGATGATAAGTGGGTAATACGATATCTGGTTGCAGATACCCGGAATATCATTCCTGGAAAGAAAGTGCTTATCGCACCGCAATGGACGAAGGGCATTGACTGGGGAGAAGCGGTGGTGTATGTGGATGTAAAGGGTGAAGAGATCAGAAACAGCCCTGCTTATGACAGTAGTGTACCACTCACACGGGAGTTCGAGGAGAAACTATACAAATACTACAATCGAACCAGGTACTGGGAAAGGGATAGCGGGAAATGAGTATGAATCTGCTGCACAGAACTCATTTTAACACATCACCACTGATGTTTGCCGCCTGGACAGGAGCGGGGAATGTAGGAATTCTGGCTGTCGATTACCTCAGGCGTCATCTTGACGCGCATCTGTTCGCGCAAATTGACATGAGCCAGTTTATTGTCCCGGAATCGATTATGGTATCATCAGGAGTAGCCCATTTTCCGGAAACACCCCAGAGTGTATTCTATCACAACCATAATCCCGATCTGGTAATCTTTGAAAGCAATGCCCACGCCGGAGGAAATCACGATATCGATGTGATCCGTACGATTCTGGAGCTTGCGCGGGAGCTGAATACTCCGCGGATTTATACCGCAGCAGCGCTTCCCCGTCCGATGAGTCATTCGGCAGAACCTCAGTTGCTTTACGCCTGCAATAATACCCAGCTTAAAATTGAACTGGAGAACTCAGGTCTGGAGCCGATGCCGGACGGGATAATAAGCGGGCTGAATGGATTAATCCTGGGTTTCGCTGAAACAAAGGGTATCGATGCGGTTTGTCTGCTTGCTACGATCCCTGCCTATGCCGCGGGTCTGACATATCCCAGGGCAGCGCTGACCATTATCCGCAATCTGTCATCGATGCTGGGTGTCGATATTGATTATAGTGAGCTGGAGGCGGATATCGAGGCTGCAGATCCCATGTTTGCAGAGATCGAGGAAAAGCTTAAAGAGTTCTTCTCATCGGGGATAATCGAACCTGAGATGGAGGAAGGGGAGGAGGCCAGGGAAGAGGTTTTAAGCGAAGATGTGCCAAGGTATGTGATGGACAGGATAGAGAGGATGTTTCAGGCTGCAGGCAAGGACAGGGCCAAAGCGCAGGAGCTTAAAAAGGAACTTGACAGGTGGGGTCTCTATAACCTATATGAAAATCGTTTTCTGGATCTGTTTGAGTAAAACTATTCTCTTCCGTAAATAATAGTCCTCTCCCGGAGGTTTTCTCTTACAGCCGGTGAAAGGCTGCTCTCATGAAACCGCCATTTCCAGTTGTTATTGCGTGTTCCCGGATTGTTCATGCGTGAGTCTGAGCCCAGACCCAGTATGTCCTGCAGAGGGAAGGTAACCATGTCTGCCGCAGACATCATAAGGATCTGAATCGCTTTCCAGTTGATCTGTTCATTGTCGACTTTTTCCCCCAGGTAACGGAAGAGCAGTCTTCGCTCATCATCGCAGGCATCGTTATCAAACCAGCCCCGGATAGTGTTGGTGTCATGGGTACCGGTACAGGCCATGCAGTTGCGTTCATACATGTGAGGGAGATAGGGGTGGTTGGTGACATTGCTCTCAAAAGCAAAGAGAAGCACCTTCATCCCGGGCAGTCCCAGGCGGCTCATTGTCTCCCGGACATCGGGAGTAATTATCCCCAGGTCCTCGGCAATTACAGGGAAGCAGTAGAAGTGCTTGAACATGGTGTTAAAGAAGGGGTAAACCGGAACCGGTTCCCATCTTCCATCAGAAGGGTTCATGTTCTTTGCTGAGATTTCCCAGTAAGCAACAAGGCCTCTGAAGTGATCTATTCTTATTATGTCAAATAGTTCGAAAGACCTTTTGAATCGCTCCACCCACCACTGGTAATTGCTTTGTGAGAGGACATCCCAGTTGTAGACCGGATTATGCCAGAGCTGGCCGGAGCCGCTGAAACGATCCGGAGGGACACCGGCATAGGAGAGAGGTTCAAGCTGCTCATCGAGTTTGAAAATGGAGCGGTTTGCCCATACATCGGAGCTTTCGTAACTGACAAACATCGGCAGATCTCCGATTATCTGGATACCTCTGGAGTGGCAGTAGTTTTTCAGCCTGTTCCACTGGTGGAGCAGGAGGAACTGGATAAATTTCTCTTTGAGGATCTCTCTGCTCAGATCTGCAGCGGCATTTTTCAGGGCAGCAGGGTCACGGTTGCGGATCTCTGCCGGCCACTGGCTCCAGGGTTTTCCGCTGAAGTAGGAGGAGAGGGCAAGATAGAGGGCGTGGTTATCGAGCCAGAGTGAATGTTCGTGGCAGAACAGATGAAAATCGGGGCCCAAGCCTCTTTCCAGGGCTCTTCTGAAGGCTGAGTCCAGCAGAGACATTTTAAATTTCAGCGCTTTTTCGTACTCGGTGTGATCGGAACTGAAGGAGCAGGGAGGGATGATATCCTCTTTGTCAGCCAGGGATTCTTCCAGGAGCAGTTCCGGGCTGATAAAGAGGGGATCGAGTGCAAAGGATGAGATGCTGCTGTAAGGGGAGAAATCCCGTTGTGGGGCGGTAGGGTTGAGGGGGAGGACCTGCCAGTAGCTCTGCCTGGTTTCAGAGAGGAAATCTGCGAAAAGGTATGCCCGGGGACCGAAATCCCCTATTCCATAGGGGGAGGGCAGAGATGAGATATGGAGAAGGACACCGCTTCCTCTTTTGTTCATGGCATTCCTTTGATTTTTCAAGGAGTAGCAAAACTATTGCCGTCAGAGATTGGTATTTGGATTGCAGTAACTACTGTTTTGAGCACAACTCTATTAAAAAGCAATTTTCAAGAATCAAATTTAAGGGGACGGTACATGTCTAAGAAGCTCTATGTGGGGAATCTTTCCTGGGGTACTACTGATGAGGCTTTGAAGGATCTGTTCAGCCAGTATGGAAAAGTTGAATCGGCATCGGTGATAACAGACCGGGAGACCGGGAGATCCAGGGGGTTTGGGTTTGTAGAGATGGAGAATGCTGAGGATGCCATTCATAATCTTAATGGAAAAGAGTTCCAGGGGCGGCATATAAAGGTAAGTGAGGCCACAGGACGCAGGAGACCAAAGAGTGTGGGAGACTATGGCCACAGCGGCTATGGGGGCAGTGACGAAGGGACGATCTCCTGGTAGCGCGCTTCCCGATTTAGGAACAGTTTTTCCGTTTTTTGGAAACCGCTTCCTCGAAGGGGTATAAAATGAATGAACGGTATCGGGACCGGGCTGAGGCTGGACGGGAGCTGGCAAAACATCTGCAGAAATATGCTGACATGCCGGATCTTCTGGTTTTAGCTCTTCCCCGGGGAGGGATAGTGGTGGCTTTTGAGGTGTCACTTGCTCTAAACGGGGAGCTTGATGTTTTCCTGGTCAGGAAACTGGGGGCGCCTTATGAGCCGGAGCTTGCTATGGGAGCCATAGCCGAGGGAGGAATTCTGCTCTTGAACGATGCGGTAGTGAACTATCTGTCTATATCAAAGGAAACCATAGAGGAAACTGCGCAGCAGCAACTGGCTGAACTGCAGAGACGGCAGCAGCTCTATCGCAATGGTCGTCCCTCTCCCCGGATTTCCGGTCGTCCAGTTATAGTCGTTGATGATGGAGTGGCGACTGGAGCTACAATGAAGGCCGCGCTCAAGGCAATCAAACGCAAGGAACCGTCAGTACTGGTTGCTGCGGTACCGGTGGGGGCGCAGTCAACCTGTCTTGAGCTTAAAGCAGTGGCAGATGAGGTCGTGTGCCTGGAGATGCCGGAGCCTTTCATGTCTGTAGGGCTATGGTATGAGGATTTCAGGCAGATTGAGGACAGCGAGGTGACAGAGTTGCTGCAGAAGGCTTTTAAGCATCAGAAAAATGAGGAGGGGTGATGGCTTTCAGTAAAGAAGAGATAAAAAAGAACATTGTTGATCAGTTGTTCTGGGATTCCCGTGTCGATGCATCCGGGATTACCATAGAGTTTCTGGATGGGACTGTTGTGCTGAGCGGGACTGTCCCTACATGGCTGGCCAGGCAGGCTGCCGAGCAGGATGTCTGGGCTGTGCCGGGAGTAAGTGCTGTGCGTAACGATATTGCTGTCCGCTTCCCCTCAGGTCATCCTCTGCCCTCCGATGAGGAGATAAAAGGGATGGTCACCAATGTCCTCTCGTGGGATTCCAACATTGACAATTCCGATATAATGGTCTCTGTGGAAAACGGGAAAGTAACTCTGGACGGTACAGTGCCGGCTTACTGGCAAAAAGTGCATGCACGAGAGATAGTTACCAATGTTCAGGGCGTAGTCTCAGTCAATAACCGTCTGGCGGTTGTACCTGCAAAGCATTATGTCGATGGATTGATAGCACGGGATATCGAGGCCGCGCTGGACAGAAGCACAGAGATCGATGTAAACGATATAGATGTGCAGGTTGATAATGGGAAAGTAGTCCTGATGGGGGATGTAAAAAGCAGGGTTGCTTATGAAGTGGCGGAGAGGATCGTTCGTAATACTGACGGGGTGACAGATGTGATAAACAATCTGGTGATCATTTAAGGTGCAAATCGCAGAAATTGTCTTGAACTGTGATTAAGCTGATCAAGATGATTGACTATGATTAAGAAGAAGAAGAGAAAAAAGAAGATCACTGGTAAATCGCAGTGGAGCTTGTGTGTAAATATGCAAGCTCCACTGCGATTTTCAACTGTATAGTTGATATGTGAAGAACAGATTTTTAGTGTTTCAGAATCCGCCTGACCTGTCTCTTTCCATTCTGCATTTTTTCCAGGAGAAACACTCCTTTGGCAGGTAGAAGTCTGGAAATATCCTGTGGCTCTATTTCCCTGTTTCCCGACCAGATTACCCGCCCTGCCAGGTCGTGAATACGTACAAGAGTTTTCC
It encodes the following:
- a CDS encoding BON domain-containing protein, which translates into the protein MAFSKEEIKKNIVDQLFWDSRVDASGITIEFLDGTVVLSGTVPTWLARQAAEQDVWAVPGVSAVRNDIAVRFPSGHPLPSDEEIKGMVTNVLSWDSNIDNSDIMVSVENGKVTLDGTVPAYWQKVHAREIVTNVQGVVSVNNRLAVVPAKHYVDGLIARDIEAALDRSTEIDVNDIDVQVDNGKVVLMGDVKSRVAYEVAERIVRNTDGVTDVINNLVII